One window of the Labilibaculum sp. genome contains the following:
- a CDS encoding class IV adenylate cyclase has translation MPTNIELKAFCKNKEKIREILLSIGASYKGTDQQKDTYFHSKSGILKLKEGSIENKLIHYVREDKKGSNESQVYLYPTTPDSNLKKILEKTVGTRSIVEKKREIYVIDNVTFHIDTVKGLNDFVEIIAKDNEGSISIEKLKEQCNKYIKILEINAKDLNLGSYSDLLQQNNLFSQILVDE, from the coding sequence ATGCCAACCAATATAGAGCTTAAAGCATTCTGTAAAAACAAAGAGAAAATTAGAGAAATACTCTTATCAATTGGTGCCTCGTACAAAGGCACTGATCAGCAAAAAGACACTTACTTCCATTCCAAATCAGGCATTCTAAAACTTAAAGAAGGATCTATTGAAAATAAATTAATTCATTATGTCAGGGAAGATAAAAAAGGCTCTAATGAAAGTCAGGTTTACTTATATCCAACAACCCCAGATTCCAACTTAAAAAAAATTCTTGAAAAGACTGTAGGAACAAGATCCATAGTTGAGAAAAAAAGAGAAATTTACGTTATAGATAATGTGACATTCCATATCGACACAGTTAAAGGATTAAATGATTTTGTTGAAATTATAGCCAAAGATAATGAGGGCAGTATATCAATTGAAAAATTGAAGGAACAATGCAACAAATACATTAAAATATTGGAAATCAACGCAAAAGATTTAAACTTAGGATCATACTCCGATCTGTTACAACAGAATAATCTTTTTAGTCAGATTTTAGTTGATGAATAA
- a CDS encoding PepSY-associated TM helix domain-containing protein, producing the protein MRLWNNVKLRKWLRFIHRDLGYFFVGITIIYSVSGIILNHKKNGEDPAYRTEYKTIQLASNLTPDQLTAYWHKNILDYRLNRILPDDRKYNVYLKGGLGNYDPVNGRLSFEVYEKKEWVYFINKLHYNSRKGWTLMADVFAVVMIVFALSGMFMVPGKKGISGRGKWLIVIGIIIPFLFFL; encoded by the coding sequence ATGAGGTTATGGAATAATGTAAAGCTTAGAAAATGGCTCCGTTTTATACATCGTGATCTGGGATATTTTTTTGTTGGCATCACTATTATTTATTCTGTGTCAGGAATTATTTTAAATCATAAAAAAAATGGCGAAGATCCGGCTTACCGTACCGAGTACAAGACGATACAGCTGGCTTCAAATCTAACACCAGATCAGTTAACGGCTTATTGGCATAAGAATATTTTGGATTATCGTTTAAACCGAATACTTCCTGATGACAGAAAATACAATGTTTACTTAAAAGGAGGATTGGGAAATTACGATCCGGTAAACGGACGTTTGTCGTTTGAGGTGTATGAGAAAAAAGAATGGGTCTATTTTATTAATAAACTTCATTATAATAGTAGAAAAGGATGGACACTAATGGCAGATGTTTTTGCTGTTGTAATGATTGTGTTCGCCCTGTCAGGGATGTTTATGGTTCCTGGTAAAAAAGGCATTTCCGGAAGAGGAAAATGGTTGATTGTTATTGGAATAATCATACCGTTTTTGTTCTTTCTGTAA
- a CDS encoding response regulator codes for MLTRFKDWKIKSKLFLLTFLTLTSILFLSLTSNYFFNTNKTLSIIINGVRVHQTLLQNATEELYNFKISKEVEHLEKSAEYLTRANHLAEDFIQVNNDFTFKSNDEIANCLFKDFPEIYNNEINNAKLLVDRLKTLKTLNNSNIKDTRSLAGKTCGLVEKIKNELLTKRENINLDTTKIQLTEIKQHYSEISSTLSNLAEKTNSALIWVMLGITLLLAIAILLLSRYISRSISVPVQQMVNNFKLIAKGNFRTPLSINSKDEIGALANSFDIIQQDFQNVVTQTQKVALGDLSINLTPKSKEDELSTSLNQMVKTLKDAKAINDETTWFRSGVNQLNETLQGDQNLNEVSEHSLIFMTEFLRAELGAIYVYQEENDNLLLTASIGIPNKNQYQNIRIGHGLIGQVAQTKKLKHIKDVPEDYFTIFSGTGEIKPGNIVIVPLIFNDTLWGVMELASIKKISETEIEFIKAVRESITVKIASTLARVRLENLLDTTQKQAGELQVQQEELRVANEELAEQTKILIDNEKKLQVQQEELRVANEELEERTNQLEIQKDEIQSKNISLSQTHEKLETKARELEQTSQYKTDFLANMSHELRTPLNSLLILSNLLAKNKKGNLDDEDIESIEIINKSGKDLLQLINETLDLSKIEAGKMTVHFENLGSDSIAQEIVMNFKHQAEKKKIKFSVDIEENFPKTIETDQLRLAQILKNLLSNAFKFTSKGAISVSLRKLADQEIVRRDDLKEIETCAFVVSDTGVGIPDEKKEAIFEAFQQADGSTSRRYGGTGLGLSISKELARMLGGEIHLESESGKGSSFTLLLPVKQPINTIQNSDSVLQKTNLEPETEKHIVLPFFIDDDREIPHTGSTVIIIHPDKKEASLLYYQIHENRFHALAASNIEDAIVLIEAHQPSAIIIGVELLMKNGETELDRLRSHPFASNLPIHIVNPVEGIRERDKKALPTVKATDFSSAIKKIQKELFSESKKILIVEDDAITRKIIKTLLKSTNAEIEEVSTGIEAYKLIRDNSYDCVILDLGLPDFTGNELLTKLTEANITIPNTIIYTGKELSREEHRQLSKYTNSIILKGLKSDERLMDEVTLFLHHVATTIPENPKIKITEIDDSIFKGKKVLVVDDEIRNIFALGKILEDKEIEVIEAENGKIAVDVLKEHKNIDLVLMDIMMPEMDGYEAMTIIRKTPEIKNIPIICLTAKAMKEDYEKAISSGANDYLSKPIDENKLFSMLKIWLYN; via the coding sequence ATGCTTACACGATTTAAAGACTGGAAGATTAAAAGTAAACTTTTCTTACTAACATTTCTTACTCTAACAAGTATCCTTTTCTTAAGTTTGACATCAAACTATTTTTTCAACACAAACAAAACTCTTAGCATAATAATTAATGGCGTACGTGTTCATCAAACTCTACTCCAAAATGCCACTGAGGAACTTTATAACTTCAAAATTTCGAAAGAAGTTGAACATCTTGAAAAATCTGCCGAATATTTAACGCGGGCAAACCATTTAGCTGAAGACTTTATACAAGTTAACAATGACTTCACATTCAAAAGCAATGATGAAATAGCAAATTGTCTTTTCAAGGATTTTCCTGAAATCTATAATAATGAGATCAATAATGCAAAACTATTGGTTGACCGGCTGAAGACTCTTAAAACTCTTAACAACAGCAACATTAAGGACACAAGAAGTCTTGCAGGAAAAACCTGCGGTCTTGTTGAAAAAATAAAAAATGAATTACTTACAAAAAGAGAAAATATAAACCTTGACACAACAAAAATACAACTAACCGAAATCAAACAACATTATTCAGAAATTAGTTCTACCCTCAGTAATTTAGCGGAAAAAACCAATTCTGCTTTAATTTGGGTAATGCTCGGAATTACTTTACTACTGGCAATTGCAATTCTGCTATTGTCAAGATATATTTCCAGATCAATTTCTGTTCCTGTTCAACAAATGGTGAACAATTTTAAACTTATTGCCAAAGGTAACTTCCGCACTCCTTTAAGTATTAATTCAAAAGATGAAATTGGTGCTTTAGCTAATTCTTTCGACATTATTCAACAAGATTTCCAGAATGTAGTAACTCAAACACAAAAGGTTGCCCTTGGTGACTTAAGCATAAACCTTACCCCAAAATCGAAAGAGGATGAATTATCAACCTCTTTGAATCAAATGGTGAAAACTCTTAAAGATGCCAAAGCCATTAATGATGAAACCACATGGTTTAGATCTGGTGTTAATCAATTGAATGAGACTCTTCAAGGAGATCAAAATTTAAATGAAGTTTCGGAACATTCTCTGATTTTCATGACTGAATTTTTAAGAGCTGAACTTGGTGCAATTTACGTTTATCAAGAAGAAAATGATAATTTATTACTTACTGCCTCCATTGGCATTCCAAATAAAAACCAATACCAAAATATTCGGATAGGACATGGCTTAATTGGTCAGGTGGCTCAAACAAAAAAACTAAAACACATTAAAGATGTTCCTGAAGATTACTTTACAATTTTCTCTGGAACAGGAGAAATAAAACCTGGCAATATTGTCATTGTTCCATTAATTTTTAACGACACTCTGTGGGGTGTAATGGAATTAGCATCGATTAAAAAGATCAGCGAAACGGAAATTGAATTCATTAAAGCTGTTCGTGAAAGTATCACAGTGAAAATTGCCTCAACATTAGCGCGCGTTCGACTGGAGAATTTATTAGATACCACTCAGAAACAAGCTGGCGAATTACAGGTTCAACAAGAAGAACTTCGGGTGGCAAACGAAGAATTGGCTGAACAAACTAAAATACTAATTGATAATGAGAAAAAGCTTCAAGTTCAGCAGGAAGAGTTGAGGGTTGCCAACGAGGAACTGGAAGAACGAACCAATCAATTGGAAATTCAAAAAGACGAAATTCAAAGCAAGAACATCAGTTTATCCCAAACTCATGAAAAATTAGAAACAAAAGCACGTGAATTGGAACAGACAAGTCAATACAAGACTGATTTTCTTGCAAATATGTCACACGAATTACGAACACCATTAAATAGTTTACTTATTTTATCAAATCTTCTCGCGAAAAACAAAAAGGGTAATTTAGATGACGAAGATATTGAATCAATCGAAATTATTAACAAAAGCGGCAAGGATCTGCTTCAGCTTATTAATGAAACCCTGGATCTTTCGAAAATTGAAGCTGGAAAAATGACTGTTCATTTCGAAAACTTAGGTTCCGACAGTATCGCTCAGGAAATAGTAATGAATTTTAAACATCAGGCTGAAAAGAAAAAAATAAAATTCTCTGTCGATATTGAAGAAAACTTCCCAAAAACAATAGAAACAGACCAATTGCGTTTGGCCCAAATCTTAAAAAATCTTCTGTCAAATGCATTCAAGTTTACTTCGAAAGGTGCTATTTCAGTTTCTTTGAGAAAGCTTGCTGATCAAGAAATCGTGCGCCGTGATGATTTAAAAGAAATTGAAACATGTGCATTTGTAGTTAGTGATACCGGAGTAGGAATACCGGACGAAAAGAAAGAAGCAATTTTTGAAGCATTCCAACAAGCCGACGGGAGTACTTCAAGAAGATACGGTGGTACGGGATTAGGATTATCTATTTCAAAAGAATTGGCTAGAATGCTGGGTGGCGAAATTCATCTGGAAAGTGAATCGGGAAAAGGATCGTCATTCACTTTACTATTGCCGGTAAAACAACCTATCAATACCATTCAAAACTCTGATTCGGTGTTACAGAAGACAAATTTAGAGCCGGAAACAGAAAAACATATTGTTCTTCCTTTCTTCATTGATGATGATCGAGAGATTCCTCATACAGGCTCTACTGTGATAATTATTCATCCCGACAAAAAAGAAGCAAGCTTATTATACTACCAGATTCATGAAAACAGGTTTCACGCTTTGGCAGCCTCAAATATTGAAGACGCAATTGTACTTATCGAAGCTCATCAACCTTCGGCGATAATAATCGGCGTCGAATTACTGATGAAGAATGGCGAAACAGAATTGGATCGCTTAAGATCTCACCCATTCGCATCTAATTTGCCAATTCATATCGTAAATCCTGTCGAGGGAATCAGAGAAAGGGACAAAAAAGCACTGCCAACAGTTAAGGCTACAGATTTCTCCAGTGCCATTAAAAAAATTCAAAAAGAACTGTTTTCAGAATCTAAAAAGATATTAATAGTTGAAGATGACGCAATTACACGAAAAATCATAAAAACTCTTTTAAAATCAACAAATGCTGAAATAGAAGAAGTTTCCACAGGTATTGAAGCCTATAAACTGATTAGAGACAATAGTTACGATTGTGTAATATTAGACTTAGGCCTGCCCGATTTTACAGGAAATGAACTACTGACAAAGCTAACCGAAGCGAATATAACGATACCAAATACAATCATTTATACAGGCAAAGAATTATCCCGCGAAGAACACCGACAACTGAGCAAATACACCAATTCGATTATTTTAAAAGGATTAAAATCTGATGAGAGATTAATGGATGAGGTCACGCTCTTTCTGCATCATGTCGCAACAACAATTCCCGAGAATCCTAAAATTAAGATTACAGAAATAGATGATTCTATTTTTAAAGGAAAAAAAGTACTGGTTGTTGATGATGAAATCAGAAATATTTTTGCGCTGGGTAAAATACTTGAAGACAAAGAAATAGAGGTTATTGAAGCTGAGAATGGCAAAATTGCGGTTGATGTTTTAAAAGAGCACAAAAACATAGATTTAGTACTTATGGACATTATGATGCCCGAAATGGATGGTTATGAAGCCATGACTATTATTCGGAAAACTCCCGAAATTAAAAATATCCCAATTATTTGCCTAACTGCAAAGGCAATGAAAGAAGATTATGAAAAAGCAATTTCATCAGGAGCAAATGATTATTTATCAAAACCAATTGATGAAAATAAATTGTTTTCAATGTTAAAAATATGGCTTTACAACTAA
- a CDS encoding chemotaxis protein CheB: MFRAVVIGTSYGGLEALKAIIPHLPKDLSLAVIVVLHIGDNKNDSFIQYLNKQSKVKIKEAEEKEEIKVGTVYFAPPNYHILIENDSTIALSADPKINHSRPSIDVLFESAAWHFKNQLIGILLTGLNQDGALGIKEIKKYGGITIVENPKTAIAAIMPASAIKIMKPNYILNLDQISKKIIELSKFD, from the coding sequence ATGTTTAGAGCTGTTGTTATAGGTACATCCTATGGAGGTTTAGAGGCTTTGAAAGCCATTATCCCCCATCTACCAAAAGATTTATCTTTGGCAGTTATTGTTGTGCTTCATATTGGCGATAATAAAAACGACTCTTTCATCCAATACCTAAATAAACAGAGTAAAGTAAAAATAAAAGAGGCAGAAGAAAAGGAAGAAATAAAAGTCGGAACGGTTTATTTTGCACCGCCAAACTATCATATTCTAATAGAAAACGATTCTACCATTGCTTTATCTGCAGATCCTAAAATCAATCATTCGAGACCATCCATTGATGTTTTGTTTGAATCGGCAGCATGGCACTTTAAAAATCAATTGATTGGTATTCTCTTAACCGGATTAAATCAGGATGGTGCTCTTGGAATAAAAGAAATCAAAAAATATGGTGGAATCACTATCGTTGAAAATCCAAAAACAGCTATTGCTGCAATAATGCCTGCTTCGGCCATTAAAATAATGAAACCGAACTATATCCTGAATTTAGACCAGATTTCAAAAAAAATAATCGAATTAAGTAAGTTCGATTAA
- a CDS encoding protein-glutamate O-methyltransferase CheR, which translates to MDPNKLEYLENIDIEIPLFLEAIFQKYGYDFRDYSTAHIKRRLMHRMAIGRFETVSQMQDKVLRNKSFFISLLEDLSINVTEMFRDPEFYSSFREYVVPNLRTYPFIKIWHAGCATGEEVYSLAILLKEENLLDRCQIYATDFNRRVLDIAKLGIYPTQDLEKFSRNYLESGGKGKLSDYYTLKYGSLKLDQSLSKKVVFADHNLVTDNVFAEVNLILCRNVLIYFNKDLQNKVIDLFYKSLSSSGFLCLGTKESLRFTQLENNFANIDSTLKIYKKKIN; encoded by the coding sequence ATGGATCCAAACAAACTTGAATATCTCGAAAATATCGACATAGAAATTCCTTTGTTTCTTGAGGCAATATTTCAGAAATACGGTTACGATTTTAGAGATTATTCAACCGCACATATCAAAAGACGTTTAATGCATCGTATGGCAATTGGAAGATTTGAAACAGTTTCCCAGATGCAGGACAAAGTTCTTCGGAATAAAAGCTTTTTTATCAGCTTACTGGAAGATCTTTCCATTAACGTTACCGAAATGTTTCGTGATCCTGAATTCTATTCCTCTTTTCGTGAATATGTTGTGCCAAATTTAAGAACCTACCCGTTTATTAAAATCTGGCATGCCGGATGTGCAACCGGTGAAGAGGTTTACTCACTTGCAATTCTTTTAAAAGAAGAAAATCTGCTTGACAGATGTCAGATTTATGCTACAGATTTTAATCGCAGAGTTTTGGATATTGCTAAATTAGGGATATACCCAACTCAGGATCTTGAAAAATTTAGTCGAAATTACCTCGAATCTGGCGGAAAAGGAAAACTTTCTGACTATTATACTCTTAAATACGGCTCTCTTAAATTGGATCAATCTCTTTCAAAAAAAGTAGTTTTTGCCGATCACAATTTAGTAACCGACAATGTATTTGCTGAGGTGAATTTAATCCTATGCAGAAATGTCTTAATCTACTTTAATAAAGATTTGCAAAATAAAGTGATCGACTTATTTTACAAGAGCTTATCATCGAGTGGATTTTTGTGTCTTGGAACAAAGGAGAGTCTTCGTTTCACACAATTAGAAAACAATTTCGCCAACATCGATTCTACTCTGAAAATATATAAAAAGAAAATCAACTAA
- a CDS encoding ABC transporter permease gives MFFNNLKIAYRNLIRNKGYSFINISGLAIGMACTLLLLLWVNHEFSYDKFHKKEKQLFQIVNWQTYSGQEYGWPNIPGKLVDLMKEKTPEIVHATNYDPWGEKSLLSINGKKNYERIFHADADFFQMFSFPLLKGTAEKVFEDPYSIVISEKFAKKYFGNDDPIGQVIKLNEKYDITITGVLKNLPSNTIFDFDLLMSFEFKKKDWTGWESWGNHSYSGFVELDASTDPDAVSEKLSTFYVDNVEAESTERISLFPVSKTHLYSLEGKETNLKNIRIFLIIALFILLIACFNFMNLSTARASKRAKEIGLKKAIGSSKPQLIWQFLFESVLVSLIAINFAIILVRVFIPEFNNILGQHLQLDYTDWRFLSIMISVVLFTGLFAGAYPAFYITSYKTIEVLKGVTSSGKKATAFRKVLVVLQFTLTVFLLISTLTITLQTKYLKTASTGIDKSNVAFVVLNGNMNENLKSIKEELMIDPSILSSTFGSDLPINLGSNGGGYEWNNDESTKDVLVHMYFSDPDFIDVYKTPLVEGRFFNKDNFDADSLTLVINETFAKMIDKNSVIDKTIVHWGSNKRIIGVIKDFNYRGLQQKIGPMAFIPYKYYNFLAVKIETNSNSRALARIEKVCQKYNPGFPTIINFLEDNYTSQYKEEESTIAILKYFSILTILISCLGLFGLASFMSEEKTKEIGVRKVLGATVSNLITLFSREFTKWVVLANIIAWPLAWYFMDNYLSKFAFRIDMPWWVFLSVAMLVFAISIITVGYQSWKSATQNPIKSLKYE, from the coding sequence AAACCTACAGCGGACAAGAATACGGATGGCCTAACATACCGGGGAAACTTGTCGATTTAATGAAAGAAAAAACACCTGAGATTGTACATGCAACAAACTACGATCCTTGGGGAGAGAAAAGTTTATTGAGTATAAACGGGAAAAAGAATTACGAGCGAATTTTTCATGCAGACGCTGATTTCTTTCAGATGTTTTCATTCCCGTTACTAAAAGGAACAGCCGAGAAAGTATTTGAAGATCCATATTCAATCGTTATTTCAGAGAAATTCGCTAAAAAATACTTTGGCAATGATGATCCCATTGGGCAAGTAATTAAACTAAACGAAAAATACGATATTACTATTACAGGCGTATTAAAAAACCTCCCATCCAATACTATTTTTGATTTTGATTTGCTAATGTCATTCGAATTTAAAAAGAAAGATTGGACCGGCTGGGAAAGCTGGGGTAATCATTCCTATTCGGGATTTGTAGAATTGGATGCAAGTACAGACCCTGATGCAGTAAGTGAAAAACTAAGTACTTTCTATGTTGATAATGTGGAGGCTGAATCTACCGAAAGAATATCGCTTTTTCCGGTAAGTAAAACACATTTATACTCTTTGGAAGGAAAAGAAACCAACTTAAAAAACATCCGCATATTTTTAATTATTGCCTTATTTATATTGCTGATTGCTTGTTTTAACTTTATGAATCTTTCTACTGCAAGAGCATCCAAAAGGGCGAAGGAAATAGGTTTAAAAAAGGCTATAGGTTCTTCTAAACCACAATTAATCTGGCAATTTCTTTTTGAGTCTGTACTGGTTTCATTGATCGCAATCAATTTTGCAATTATATTGGTTCGGGTATTTATTCCTGAATTCAATAACATTCTGGGACAGCACCTGCAATTAGATTATACAGATTGGAGATTTCTAAGCATCATGATTTCTGTAGTATTATTCACAGGACTATTTGCCGGAGCATATCCTGCCTTTTACATTACCTCGTATAAAACAATTGAAGTTCTGAAAGGAGTTACAAGCTCTGGAAAAAAAGCTACGGCTTTCCGAAAAGTATTAGTCGTTCTCCAATTTACATTAACTGTTTTTCTACTTATCAGCACTCTTACCATTACTCTTCAAACAAAATATTTGAAAACAGCTTCGACCGGCATCGATAAATCGAACGTTGCTTTCGTGGTGTTAAATGGAAATATGAATGAAAATCTTAAAAGCATAAAAGAAGAGTTAATGATTGATCCTAGTATTCTAAGCTCAACTTTTGGTTCTGATCTTCCAATAAATCTTGGCAGTAATGGTGGCGGATATGAATGGAATAATGACGAATCAACTAAAGATGTTTTGGTTCACATGTATTTTTCAGATCCTGATTTTATAGATGTATACAAAACCCCATTAGTTGAAGGTCGTTTTTTTAACAAAGATAACTTTGATGCCGATTCTCTTACGTTAGTGATAAACGAAACATTTGCTAAAATGATTGATAAGAATTCGGTTATTGATAAGACCATTGTGCATTGGGGATCAAACAAACGAATAATTGGTGTTATAAAAGATTTCAATTATAGAGGTTTACAGCAAAAAATTGGACCAATGGCTTTTATTCCTTATAAATATTATAATTTTTTGGCAGTTAAAATCGAAACAAACAGTAACAGCAGAGCCTTGGCACGTATCGAAAAAGTATGTCAAAAATACAATCCGGGATTTCCTACAATTATTAACTTCTTAGAAGATAATTACACGTCCCAATATAAAGAGGAAGAGAGTACAATTGCTATTCTAAAATACTTTTCAATTTTAACCATTTTAATTTCGTGTCTGGGACTTTTCGGACTAGCTTCATTTATGTCCGAAGAAAAAACAAAAGAAATTGGCGTTCGGAAAGTTTTAGGAGCCACTGTCAGCAATTTAATAACACTCTTTTCCAGAGAATTTACCAAATGGGTAGTTCTTGCAAATATTATCGCCTGGCCTTTGGCTTGGTATTTTATGGACAATTACCTAAGCAAATTTGCCTTCCGGATTGATATGCCTTGGTGGGTATTTTTATCGGTTGCCATGTTAGTTTTTGCAATTTCTATTATTACTGTAGGATATCAAAGCTGGAAATCGGCTACACAAAACCCGATTAAAAGTTTAAAATATGAATAA
- a CDS encoding response regulator, protein MKKDKILIVDDKEENLISLERILSDFDVEFVRASSGEEALKYTLKDEFAMSILDVQMPGMDGYETLELMRQRKKTKYLPVIFVSAIHQSDLHIIKGIETGAVDFIPKPIIPEVLKGKVSVFLDLFRQRKELDLLLTYLEKKNEELIIEKNKAEEATRSKSLFLANMSHEIRSPMNGILGLSKLLQQSELNSEQKDMLDVMARSGENLIQIINDILDYSKIEAGQIEIEEIHFDIRKVTDTIFHLLNYKAIEREIDFKIEVDEIIPQNIIGDSFRLNQVLMNLTNNAIKFTQNGSVTLSIKCIEKTKEHVSLFFTIKDTGIGISKDAQKKLFREFTQSDSSITREYGGTGLGLAISKNLTQLMGGKIIVESELGIGSEFMFELKFGCKEKKENTPMNQNITLPSNLSILVAEDNPINQKVVTLTLRMMGLTCDIAKNGVEALEMYKTNRHQIILMDMQMPVLDGISATEKIRNFEISESVDEPTYIIALTANSFIEDKQKCIEAGMNDFLSKPFKEDDLRKVLSLASKSIAL, encoded by the coding sequence ATGAAAAAAGACAAAATATTAATCGTTGATGACAAGGAAGAAAATTTAATAAGCCTTGAAAGAATACTTAGCGATTTTGACGTCGAATTTGTTCGTGCATCATCTGGGGAAGAAGCTCTAAAATATACTCTGAAAGACGAATTTGCAATGTCTATTCTTGATGTGCAAATGCCTGGAATGGATGGTTATGAAACCCTTGAATTAATGAGGCAGCGAAAGAAAACTAAATATTTACCGGTGATTTTTGTTTCTGCAATTCATCAAAGCGATTTACACATCATAAAAGGAATAGAAACCGGAGCTGTCGATTTTATTCCGAAACCTATTATTCCTGAAGTTTTGAAAGGGAAAGTAAGTGTATTTCTAGATTTATTTCGCCAACGTAAAGAATTGGATTTGCTGCTGACGTATTTAGAAAAAAAGAACGAAGAACTTATTATTGAAAAGAACAAAGCGGAGGAAGCAACCCGATCAAAATCATTATTTTTGGCCAACATGTCGCATGAAATTCGCTCTCCGATGAATGGCATCCTGGGTCTTTCAAAACTTTTGCAACAATCCGAACTCAATTCTGAGCAAAAAGACATGCTTGACGTAATGGCAAGATCAGGTGAAAATTTAATTCAAATTATTAATGATATTTTGGATTACTCGAAAATTGAAGCAGGACAAATTGAAATTGAAGAAATTCATTTTGATATTCGAAAAGTAACCGATACAATTTTTCATCTTTTAAATTATAAAGCCATTGAAAGAGAAATTGATTTTAAAATTGAAGTAGATGAGATCATTCCCCAAAATATAATTGGAGACTCATTTCGTTTAAATCAAGTACTCATGAATTTGACTAATAATGCAATCAAATTCACTCAAAACGGTTCTGTTACCCTATCCATAAAGTGCATTGAAAAAACGAAAGAGCATGTATCTTTATTCTTCACAATTAAAGATACTGGTATTGGAATATCAAAAGATGCGCAAAAAAAACTATTTAGAGAATTTACACAATCTGATAGTTCAATCACCAGAGAATATGGAGGTACAGGTCTGGGCCTAGCCATTTCAAAAAATCTCACTCAATTAATGGGCGGAAAAATTATTGTAGAAAGCGAACTGGGAATTGGTTCAGAATTCATGTTCGAATTAAAATTTGGATGCAAAGAAAAAAAAGAAAACACACCCATGAATCAAAATATTACGCTCCCTTCCAACTTATCGATACTGGTAGCTGAGGACAATCCAATAAATCAAAAAGTGGTTACTCTCACCCTTCGAATGATGGGATTGACTTGTGACATTGCAAAAAATGGCGTTGAAGCTCTTGAAATGTATAAAACAAATCGTCATCAAATTATTCTTATGGACATGCAAATGCCGGTTCTTGATGGAATTAGTGCCACCGAAAAAATTAGAAACTTCGAAATTTCCGAGTCTGTAGATGAACCAACATATATTATTGCTCTAACAGCCAACAGTTTTATCGAAGACAAACAAAAATGTATTGAAGCTGGCATGAACGATTTCCTTAGTAAACCATTTAAAGAAGATGATCTTAGAAAAGTTTTGAGTCTGGCTTCAAAAAGCATCGCCCTATAA